The following are encoded together in the Opitutus sp. ER46 genome:
- a CDS encoding tetratricopeptide repeat protein, producing MSSRPPAFRLLALPSRPWVAGALLVVATLLAYANTLHAPFVFDDLLAIPQNPTIRRLDDLGQVLAPQANGGLTVSGRPVLNLSFALNYAVSGTAPWSYHLANVLIHTGAGLLLFGLVRRTLLRPRPGDVIAPFPRRDAATVAFLTAALWTLHPLQTQAITYTVQRAESLMGFFYLLTLYAFARGTIADSGVSSPRAARGWLGVSVAACVLGMATKEVMATAPLVVLLFDRTFVVGSWRAALARRRGYYAALAATWLLLAWLVLSTGANRGGTAGFGTGVPWWAYGLTQFQAVTRYLALGLWPYPLVFEYGTFWVARTTELLPYALLVLALVGAIAVAWRKVPAVGFCGACFFAVLAPSSLTPGTLQMIVEHRTYLPLAALLAVLVAAVARLGGKAGQLALAGAVVAAALLTHVRNHDYRSDLALWQDTVAKRPGNARAHDWLAEAYANTGQPEQEMQHRAEAVRLNPQESWYHYNYGLALARRGRHAEAILQYEYSLRLKPTEANTHNNLAIALGATGRGEAALAHYAAAVRLKPDDAQFRYNFGIALLRSGRLPEARAELERSRQLQPDNADVHFNLGAVRLRLGQPQAALADYAAALRLRPDDVDTRVMQATALLLAGQPERAAAAFQALVERNPRLVSARFGLGEAFATLDRQTEAIACFEAVLQQEPTHAGAHFKLGNALLEAGRLPAAIEHYIACLRLTPDDAAAHHNLGAAYAQLERWRDAEREFEAALRLSPDYPEAKRHLDQVRQILGR from the coding sequence ATGTCCTCGCGACCGCCCGCGTTCCGCCTGCTCGCCCTGCCCTCCCGCCCGTGGGTCGCCGGCGCGCTGCTGGTCGTGGCGACGCTCCTGGCTTACGCCAACACCCTCCACGCGCCGTTCGTCTTCGACGACCTGCTGGCCATCCCGCAGAACCCGACGATCCGCCGACTCGATGACCTCGGCCAGGTGCTCGCCCCGCAGGCCAACGGCGGCCTCACCGTCAGCGGCCGCCCTGTCCTGAATCTCTCGTTCGCGCTCAACTACGCCGTCAGCGGTACCGCCCCGTGGAGTTACCACCTGGCCAACGTGCTCATCCACACCGGCGCCGGCCTCCTGCTCTTCGGCCTCGTCCGCCGTACGCTCCTGCGCCCGCGCCCGGGGGACGTCATTGCGCCATTCCCGCGGCGCGACGCCGCCACCGTCGCGTTCCTGACGGCCGCGCTGTGGACGCTCCACCCGCTGCAGACACAGGCGATCACGTACACCGTCCAGCGCGCCGAGTCACTGATGGGGTTCTTCTACCTCCTCACGCTCTACGCATTCGCGCGCGGGACGATTGCGGATTCAGGCGTGTCGTCGCCGCGCGCCGCCCGTGGCTGGCTCGGCGTCAGTGTGGCCGCCTGCGTCCTCGGCATGGCCACCAAGGAGGTCATGGCCACGGCGCCCCTCGTCGTCCTGCTCTTCGATCGCACCTTCGTCGTCGGCAGTTGGCGGGCCGCGCTCGCCCGGCGGCGCGGGTACTACGCCGCCCTGGCCGCCACCTGGCTGCTGCTCGCCTGGCTCGTCCTCAGCACCGGCGCCAACCGCGGCGGCACCGCGGGCTTCGGCACCGGCGTGCCGTGGTGGGCCTACGGCCTCACGCAGTTCCAGGCCGTGACGCGCTACCTCGCGCTCGGCCTCTGGCCTTACCCGCTCGTCTTCGAATACGGCACTTTCTGGGTCGCGCGCACCACCGAGCTGCTGCCTTATGCGCTGCTGGTGCTCGCCCTCGTGGGCGCCATCGCGGTCGCGTGGCGCAAGGTCCCCGCCGTCGGCTTCTGCGGCGCGTGCTTCTTCGCCGTCCTCGCCCCCAGCTCCCTGACTCCCGGCACACTGCAGATGATCGTCGAGCACCGCACGTACCTGCCGCTCGCCGCCCTGCTTGCAGTGCTCGTCGCCGCGGTCGCCCGGCTCGGTGGCAAAGCCGGCCAGCTCGCGCTCGCCGGCGCCGTTGTTGCCGCCGCGCTGCTCACCCACGTGCGCAATCACGACTACCGCAGTGATCTCGCGCTGTGGCAGGACACCGTCGCCAAGCGTCCGGGCAACGCCCGCGCGCACGACTGGCTCGCGGAGGCGTACGCCAACACCGGCCAACCCGAGCAGGAGATGCAGCACCGCGCCGAGGCCGTCCGTCTCAATCCGCAGGAGTCGTGGTACCACTATAACTACGGTCTCGCGCTCGCCCGCCGCGGCCGGCACGCGGAGGCCATTCTCCAGTACGAGTACTCGCTGCGGCTAAAGCCGACCGAGGCCAACACCCACAACAATCTCGCGATCGCGCTGGGCGCGACCGGTCGCGGCGAGGCCGCGCTCGCCCACTACGCCGCCGCGGTGCGGCTGAAACCCGATGATGCCCAGTTTCGCTACAACTTCGGCATCGCCCTCCTCCGCAGCGGACGCCTCCCGGAGGCACGCGCGGAGCTCGAGCGCAGCCGGCAACTCCAGCCGGACAACGCCGACGTGCATTTCAACCTGGGCGCCGTCCGGCTCCGCCTGGGCCAGCCGCAGGCGGCGCTCGCCGATTACGCCGCGGCGCTCAGGCTCCGTCCGGACGACGTCGACACCCGCGTGATGCAGGCCACCGCCCTGCTCCTTGCCGGACAGCCGGAGCGCGCGGCGGCCGCGTTTCAGGCTCTGGTGGAACGTAATCCGCGCCTGGTCTCCGCCCGCTTTGGACTCGGCGAAGCGTTCGCCACGCTCGATCGCCAAACCGAGGCCATCGCCTGCTTCGAGGCCGTCCTCCAGCAGGAGCCCACCCACGCCGGCGCGCATTTCAAGCTCGGCAATGCCCTGCTCGAAGCGGGACGG